One window of the Archangium primigenium genome contains the following:
- a CDS encoding ATP-binding SpoIIE family protein phosphatase: MSTTALAVTESSQAGHARRTAAALAERLGFKEEAAGRVALVTSEAAKNLVAHAREGVILLRRLQTDGHVGVEVLALDKGPGMADVARCMQDGYTTAGTGGSGLGAMRRMSSTFDIYSQVGVGTAVLAQVWADKPAPADSMEVGAVCVPLPGEEVCGDAWSLDLTEGASPRYRFFVADGLGHGPDAARASRAAVVSFRELTGQDAASLIRGAHEELRSTRGAAVALAELHPRDGRLEFVGVGNITAAVVTPTGIQRMVSMNGTLGHQMMRLQSFSYTWSPDARLVMCSDGLATQWRVDRYPGLLAHHPALLAGVLYRDFCRGRDDATVLVAAPAAGTARP; encoded by the coding sequence ATGAGCACCACGGCCCTCGCCGTCACGGAGAGCAGTCAGGCGGGCCACGCCCGTCGTACGGCCGCCGCCCTGGCCGAGCGCCTGGGGTTCAAGGAAGAAGCCGCGGGCCGCGTGGCGCTGGTGACGAGCGAGGCGGCCAAGAACCTCGTGGCCCATGCCCGCGAGGGCGTCATCCTCCTGCGGCGGCTCCAGACGGACGGCCACGTGGGCGTGGAGGTGCTCGCGCTGGACAAGGGACCGGGCATGGCGGACGTGGCGCGCTGCATGCAGGATGGCTACACCACGGCGGGCACGGGGGGCTCGGGGCTGGGGGCCATGCGGCGCATGTCCTCCACCTTCGACATCTACTCCCAGGTCGGGGTGGGCACCGCGGTGCTCGCCCAGGTCTGGGCCGACAAGCCCGCCCCCGCCGACAGCATGGAGGTGGGCGCGGTGTGCGTGCCCCTGCCGGGCGAGGAGGTGTGTGGAGACGCCTGGAGCCTGGACCTGACGGAAGGGGCCTCGCCGCGCTACCGCTTCTTCGTGGCGGACGGGCTGGGCCACGGGCCGGACGCCGCCCGGGCCTCGCGCGCGGCGGTGGTGTCCTTCCGGGAGTTGACGGGCCAGGACGCCGCCTCGCTCATCCGGGGCGCGCACGAGGAGCTGCGCAGCACCCGGGGGGCCGCGGTGGCGCTCGCCGAGCTGCACCCCCGGGACGGGCGGCTCGAGTTCGTGGGCGTGGGCAACATCACCGCGGCCGTCGTGACGCCCACGGGCATCCAGCGCATGGTGTCCATGAACGGCACGCTCGGGCACCAGATGATGCGCCTGCAGTCCTTCAGCTACACCTGGAGCCCCGACGCACGGCTGGTGATGTGCTCGGACGGGCTCGCCACCCAGTGGCGCGTGGACCGCTACCCCGGGCTGCTCGCCCACCACCCCGCGCTCCTGGCCGGGGTGCTCTATCGGGACTTCTGCCGGGGCCGGGACGACGCGACGGTGCTGGTGGCGGCGCCGGCCGCCGGGACGGCGCGCCCATGA
- a CDS encoding response regulator, which translates to MSQREPILLNINDNEANRYVVTRMLRAAGFRVMEGGTGADALRLASEVSPDLAILDVKLPDLNGIEVCRRLKADPRTSGIAVMHLSANYIRIENKVEGLESGADGYLVQPVDASELLATVRSLLRMRRAEEESRVASMQWQSTFDSLGDGVCLLDEGGRVMRANRAFLALVALSAEQVLGRSFAVLMREAGAGDSLPASCTDTLDCRDEATVCLDARWYRVAATPVQGEGSAVTGAVRILTDITPHRELQDVLRQRAADLAEADRRKDEFLAMLAHELRNPLAAIVNSLHLAETTRSPGSESKALRVMARQSQHMARMVDDLLDVSRFNRGHIELRRARVDLKQVVQHSLEARRQALEDKRLTLDVELPETESLWLNGDVTRLEQVVSNLLDNARKYTPEGGFVFVGVAVERDARGRRALLRVRDSGIGMTPTLLSRVFDLFVQGEQQLDRSRGGLGIGLTLVRRLVELHGGSVSAHSEGEGKGSEILVTLPLAAEDAPVVKAESKGAAPVRTGARRVLLVEDNEDTREVLRELLEMWGHEVAVAEDGFKGVERFPSQRPHVALVDLGLPGMDGFQVARKIRESEGGQDVYLVALTGYSGEHRTRAVEAGFDLHLVKPVRPDELERLLQNLPERRPAS; encoded by the coding sequence GTGTCTCAACGTGAACCGATCCTCCTCAATATCAACGACAACGAGGCCAACCGTTACGTCGTGACGCGCATGCTGCGCGCCGCGGGCTTCCGGGTGATGGAGGGCGGAACGGGCGCCGATGCGCTGCGGCTGGCCTCCGAGGTGAGCCCGGACCTGGCCATCCTCGACGTGAAGCTGCCGGACCTCAATGGCATCGAGGTGTGCCGGCGCCTCAAGGCGGACCCGCGCACCTCGGGCATCGCCGTGATGCACCTGTCGGCCAACTACATCCGCATCGAGAACAAGGTGGAGGGGTTGGAGAGCGGCGCGGATGGCTACCTCGTGCAGCCGGTGGACGCCTCGGAGCTGCTCGCCACGGTGCGCTCGCTCTTGCGCATGCGCCGGGCCGAGGAGGAGTCGCGCGTCGCCTCCATGCAGTGGCAGTCCACCTTCGACTCGCTGGGCGACGGCGTGTGCCTGCTGGACGAGGGCGGCCGGGTGATGCGCGCCAACCGCGCCTTCCTCGCGCTCGTGGCGCTTTCCGCGGAGCAGGTGCTCGGCCGCTCCTTCGCGGTGCTCATGCGCGAGGCGGGCGCCGGGGACAGTCTGCCGGCCAGCTGCACGGACACCCTGGACTGCCGCGACGAGGCCACGGTGTGCCTGGACGCGCGCTGGTACCGCGTGGCCGCCACGCCCGTGCAGGGCGAGGGCAGCGCGGTGACGGGCGCGGTGCGCATCCTCACGGACATCACCCCCCACCGCGAGCTGCAGGACGTGCTGCGCCAGCGCGCCGCGGACCTGGCCGAGGCGGACCGGCGCAAGGACGAGTTCCTCGCCATGCTCGCCCACGAGCTGCGCAACCCCCTGGCCGCCATCGTCAACTCGCTGCACCTGGCGGAGACCACGCGCTCGCCGGGCTCGGAGTCCAAGGCCTTGAGGGTCATGGCGCGGCAGAGCCAGCACATGGCGCGCATGGTGGACGACCTGCTGGACGTGTCGCGCTTCAACCGCGGCCACATCGAGCTGCGGCGCGCGCGGGTGGACCTCAAGCAGGTGGTGCAGCACAGCCTGGAGGCGCGCCGTCAGGCGCTCGAGGACAAGCGCCTCACGCTGGACGTGGAGCTGCCCGAGACCGAGAGCCTGTGGCTCAACGGCGACGTCACGCGGCTGGAGCAGGTGGTGTCCAACCTGCTCGACAACGCGCGCAAGTACACCCCCGAGGGCGGCTTCGTCTTCGTGGGCGTCGCCGTGGAGCGCGACGCGCGAGGCCGCCGGGCGCTCTTGCGCGTGCGCGACTCGGGCATCGGCATGACGCCCACGCTGCTCTCGCGCGTCTTCGACCTCTTCGTCCAGGGCGAGCAGCAGCTGGACCGCTCCCGGGGCGGTCTCGGCATCGGCCTGACGCTGGTGCGTCGGCTGGTGGAGCTGCACGGCGGCTCCGTCTCGGCGCACAGCGAGGGCGAGGGCAAGGGCAGTGAGATTCTCGTGACGCTGCCGCTGGCGGCCGAGGACGCGCCGGTGGTGAAGGCGGAGAGCAAGGGCGCGGCGCCGGTGCGCACGGGTGCGCGGCGGGTGCTCCTGGTGGAGGACAACGAGGACACGCGCGAGGTGCTGCGCGAGCTGTTGGAGATGTGGGGCCACGAGGTGGCGGTGGCCGAGGACGGCTTCAAGGGCGTGGAGCGCTTCCCCTCGCAGCGGCCCCACGTGGCGCTGGTGGACCTGGGGCTGCCCGGCATGGATGGCTTCCAGGTGGCCCGGAAGATCCGCGAGAGCGAGGGCGGCCAGGACGTCTACCTGGTGGCGCTCACGGGCTACAGCGGCGAGCATCGCACCCGGGCCGTGGAGGCGGGCTTCGACCTGCATCTGGTCAAACCCGTGCGCCCGGACGAGCTGGAGCGGCTGCTGCAAAACCTGCCCGAGCGCCGCCCCGCGTCCTGA
- a CDS encoding anti-sigma regulatory factor encodes MPIRSSQDLVLVRQAVRTWSAELKFSLVEQTKMVTAASELARNTLDYGGGGEVTLQMLQDGLRKGLRLSFEDKGPGIPDLDLALRDGYTTGGGMGLGLSGSKRLVNEFEIVSKVGEGTRVTVTRWK; translated from the coding sequence ATGCCCATCCGCTCGTCCCAGGACCTGGTACTCGTGCGCCAGGCGGTGAGAACGTGGTCGGCGGAACTCAAGTTCAGCCTCGTGGAGCAGACCAAGATGGTGACCGCCGCGAGCGAGCTGGCCCGCAACACCCTGGATTACGGGGGCGGCGGGGAAGTCACCCTCCAGATGCTCCAGGATGGTCTGCGCAAGGGCCTGCGGCTGTCGTTCGAGGACAAGGGGCCGGGCATCCCGGACCTGGATCTCGCGCTGCGCGATGGCTACACCACAGGGGGCGGCATGGGCCTGGGACTGAGTGGCTCCAAGCGGCTGGTCAATGAGTTCGAGATCGTCAGCAAAGTGGGCGAGGGCACACGGGTGACGGTGACACGATGGAAATGA
- a CDS encoding fumarate hydratase: MNEFQFQEMLPLGKDETPYRLLTKDGVSTLEAGGKTFLQVEPEALSLLTREAMKDISHLLRPGHLAQLAHILKDPEASPNDRFVAVELLKNANIAAGGVLPSCQDTGTAIIMGKKGQYVLTRGGDEEALSRGVFDTYRTANLRYSQMAALDMYKEVNTGNNLPAQIELYATDGDAYKFLFMAKGGGSANKSYLFQETKAVLNEKSLLAFLDAKIRALGTAACPPYHLAIVVGGTSAEYALKTAKYASARYLDTLPTEGNALGRGFRDVALEQQVLALTQRTGIGAQFGGKYFCHDVRVIRLPRHGASCPVAIAVSCSADRQALGKITKDGVFLEQLEADPAKYLPETTEADLAGEVVKIDLRRPMADIRAELSRYPIKTRLSLTGPLVVARDIAHATIKERLDKGEGLPQYLKDYMVYYAGPAKTPEGYASGSFGPTTAGRMDAYVDQFQAAGGSFVMLAKGNRSPAVTEACKKHGGFYLGSIGGPAARLAKDCITKVEVLEYPELGMEAVWKIEVVDFPAFIVVDDKGNDFFANINKPTKK, encoded by the coding sequence ATGAACGAGTTCCAGTTCCAGGAGATGCTGCCGCTCGGCAAGGACGAGACGCCCTACCGGCTGCTCACGAAGGACGGCGTGTCCACGCTGGAGGCCGGTGGCAAGACGTTCCTCCAGGTGGAACCCGAGGCCCTGTCGCTGCTCACGCGCGAGGCCATGAAGGACATCTCGCACCTGCTCCGGCCCGGACACCTGGCCCAGCTCGCCCACATCCTGAAGGATCCCGAGGCCTCGCCCAACGACCGGTTCGTGGCGGTGGAGCTGCTCAAGAACGCCAACATCGCCGCGGGCGGGGTGCTGCCCAGCTGCCAGGACACGGGCACGGCGATCATCATGGGCAAGAAGGGCCAGTACGTGCTCACGCGCGGCGGCGACGAGGAGGCCCTCTCCCGGGGCGTGTTCGACACGTACCGCACCGCCAACCTGCGCTACTCACAGATGGCCGCGCTGGACATGTACAAGGAGGTCAACACCGGCAACAACCTGCCCGCGCAGATCGAGCTCTACGCGACGGACGGTGACGCCTACAAGTTCCTCTTCATGGCCAAGGGCGGCGGCTCGGCGAACAAGAGCTACCTCTTCCAGGAGACCAAGGCGGTGCTCAACGAGAAGAGCCTGCTCGCCTTCCTGGACGCGAAGATCCGCGCGCTGGGCACCGCCGCGTGTCCGCCCTACCACCTGGCCATCGTGGTGGGCGGCACCTCGGCCGAGTACGCGCTCAAGACGGCCAAGTACGCCTCCGCGCGCTACCTGGACACGCTGCCCACCGAGGGCAACGCCCTGGGCCGCGGCTTCCGGGACGTGGCGCTGGAGCAGCAGGTGCTCGCGCTCACCCAGCGCACGGGCATTGGCGCCCAGTTCGGCGGCAAGTACTTCTGCCATGACGTGCGCGTCATCCGCCTGCCCCGCCACGGCGCCTCGTGCCCGGTGGCCATCGCCGTGTCGTGCTCGGCGGACCGGCAGGCGCTCGGGAAGATCACGAAGGACGGCGTCTTCCTGGAGCAGCTGGAGGCGGATCCGGCCAAGTACCTGCCGGAGACGACCGAGGCGGACCTGGCGGGCGAGGTGGTGAAGATCGACCTGCGCCGCCCCATGGCGGACATCCGCGCCGAGCTGTCGCGCTACCCCATCAAGACGCGCCTGTCGCTCACCGGCCCGCTGGTGGTGGCGCGCGACATCGCCCACGCCACGATCAAGGAGCGCCTGGACAAGGGCGAGGGCCTGCCGCAGTACCTCAAGGACTACATGGTGTACTACGCGGGCCCGGCCAAGACGCCGGAGGGCTACGCCTCGGGCTCGTTCGGCCCCACCACCGCGGGCCGCATGGACGCGTACGTGGACCAGTTCCAGGCGGCCGGGGGCAGCTTCGTGATGCTGGCCAAGGGCAACCGCTCGCCCGCCGTCACCGAGGCCTGCAAGAAGCACGGCGGCTTCTACCTGGGCTCCATCGGCGGCCCGGCGGCCCGGCTCGCCAAGGACTGCATCACGAAGGTGGAGGTGCTCGAGTACCCGGAGCTCGGGATGGAGGCCGTCTGGAAGATCGAGGTGGTGGACTTCCCCGCCTTCATCGTCGTGGACGACAAGGGCAACGACTTCTTCGCGAACATCAACAAGCCCACGAAGAAGTAG
- a CDS encoding ATP-binding protein, with protein MNAPLFQSELRTGRDVVNTRQRGRHIAQEMGFDAQDQVRIATAISEVARLAAAQSNGHIWFLVEDSQPHSLLVRVRAPASTPGLMAGSASQPRPGPALVPAQRLMDRVVVRLDADGWLMLELAQRLPQALSPAALQALRGALEQQQRATVSDELARQNEELVRILDELQSRKADVERLNRELEETNRGVVALYAELEEKAEALRRASDMKTRFISNISHELRTPISSVVNLSRLLIERLDGPLNTEQEKQVVFIRKSGEALQELIDDLLDLAKIESGRSEVLPSYFSVAELFGSLRGMLRPLRVHEGVSLVFEESGELPELHTDERKLSQILRNLVSNALKFTRQGEVRVSAAPGRPGTVVFAVRDSGVGIAPEDQERIFEEFVQVEGPHQQGVKGTGLGLPLSRRMAELLGGSLTVESQPGQGSTFRAVVAIDYTNPPDSEGGKDPSSPPFPPGSAPSRTVLLIEDDEVVRYLLQRMLAEPHLDFREAETGLDGLRLAEQVRPSVIILDLSLPGMNGFDVLDALRHEPKTRDIPVIIHTSRSLTEQERGRLLPNAVGILSKAGLTRDAASELLHRALSGNDRRA; from the coding sequence ATGAACGCTCCGCTCTTCCAGTCCGAGCTGCGCACGGGCCGGGACGTGGTCAACACGCGGCAGCGCGGGCGCCACATCGCCCAGGAGATGGGCTTCGACGCGCAGGATCAGGTGCGCATCGCCACCGCCATCTCCGAGGTGGCCCGGCTCGCCGCCGCCCAGTCCAATGGCCACATCTGGTTCCTCGTCGAGGACTCCCAGCCGCACTCGCTGCTCGTGCGCGTGCGCGCCCCCGCGTCGACGCCGGGCCTGATGGCCGGCTCCGCCTCCCAGCCCCGCCCCGGGCCCGCGCTCGTGCCCGCCCAGCGGCTGATGGATCGGGTGGTGGTGCGCCTGGACGCCGACGGCTGGCTCATGCTGGAGCTCGCCCAGCGCCTGCCGCAGGCCTTGTCCCCCGCCGCGCTGCAGGCCCTGCGCGGCGCGCTGGAGCAGCAGCAGCGCGCCACCGTGTCCGACGAGCTGGCCCGCCAGAACGAGGAGCTGGTGCGCATCCTGGACGAGCTCCAGTCGCGCAAGGCCGACGTGGAACGGCTCAACCGCGAGCTGGAGGAGACCAACCGCGGCGTGGTGGCGCTCTACGCCGAACTGGAAGAGAAGGCCGAGGCCCTGCGGCGCGCCTCGGACATGAAGACGCGCTTCATCTCCAACATCAGCCACGAGCTGCGCACGCCCATCAGCTCCGTGGTGAACCTGTCGCGGCTGTTGATCGAGCGGCTGGACGGACCGCTCAACACCGAGCAGGAAAAGCAGGTCGTCTTCATCCGCAAGTCCGGCGAGGCCCTGCAGGAGCTCATCGACGACCTGCTCGACCTGGCGAAGATCGAGTCGGGCCGCTCGGAAGTGCTGCCCTCGTACTTCTCCGTGGCGGAGCTGTTCGGCTCGCTGCGTGGCATGCTCCGGCCCCTGCGGGTCCACGAGGGCGTGTCGCTCGTCTTCGAGGAGAGCGGCGAGCTGCCGGAGCTGCACACCGACGAGCGCAAGCTGTCGCAGATCCTGCGCAACCTCGTGTCCAACGCGCTCAAGTTCACCCGCCAGGGCGAGGTGCGGGTGTCGGCGGCGCCGGGCCGCCCGGGCACGGTGGTGTTCGCCGTGCGGGACTCCGGGGTGGGCATCGCGCCCGAGGACCAGGAGCGCATCTTCGAGGAGTTCGTGCAGGTGGAGGGCCCCCACCAGCAGGGCGTCAAGGGCACGGGGCTCGGGCTGCCCCTGTCGCGCCGCATGGCGGAGCTGCTCGGCGGCTCGCTCACCGTGGAGAGCCAGCCGGGCCAGGGCAGCACGTTCCGCGCGGTGGTGGCCATCGACTACACGAACCCGCCGGACTCCGAGGGCGGCAAGGACCCGTCCTCCCCGCCCTTCCCCCCGGGGTCCGCCCCGTCCCGGACGGTGCTGCTCATCGAGGACGACGAGGTGGTGCGCTACCTCTTGCAGCGCATGCTGGCCGAGCCCCACCTGGACTTCCGCGAGGCGGAGACGGGCCTGGATGGCCTGCGCCTGGCCGAGCAGGTGCGGCCCTCGGTCATCATCCTCGACCTGTCGTTGCCGGGCATGAATGGCTTCGACGTCCTGGACGCGCTCCGCCACGAGCCGAAGACCCGGGACATTCCCGTCATCATCCACACGAGCCGCTCCCTGACCGAGCAGGAGCGCGGACGCTTGCTCCCCAACGCGGTGGGCATCCTGTCAAAGGCGGGCTTGACGCGGGACGCGGCTTCGGAGCTTCTTCATCGCGCCTTGTCAGGAAACGACCGGCGGGCCTGA